A stretch of DNA from Nitratireductor thuwali:
TGGACGAGCGCGTCGCGCTTTCGGACCTCGAAACCCTGACGCGGATCTACCTGCGCTTCCTCGAAGACTGGTTTGGCTAGCCCATGCCCACCGGCGTCGAAATACAGCAATATATGGCCGGCGTCTGGCGGTTGATGATGGGCCGGCCCGACGGGGTGCGGTGGCTCGACCTGTCGGCCGACGGCTTCTGGAACTCCTTTTTCGCCATCCTGGTGGCGTTCCCGCCCTTGATGGTCGGCTGGGTCGGCATTGCCAACGATGTCGCGGGCGACGTCGGAGCCGATGTCCGGTTCGGCCTGCTGGTCCGCCTGTTCCTGGCCGATATCGGCGCCTGGCTGATCCCGCTGGGCCTTCTGGCCGCTGTCGCGCGGCCGGCCGGCATTGCCGACCGCTTCGTGCATTATGTCGTCGCCAGCAACTGGGCTTCGGCGCTCTTTGCCTGGCTGCTCGCGCCCGCCGCCATCATGCGGCTGTTCTTCCCCGCCGGCGACGGTGCGGCCGATCTCCTGGCGCTTGTCCTGTTCGTCGTGACGCTGTTCTTGTCCTGGCGGCTCACCACGGCGGTGATCGACAAGGGCCCCGCGATGGGCAGCGCCGTCTTCTTCTCCATGTTCGCCGCGTCGGTCGCCGCCCTTCTCACGCTTCAGTCGCTGCTCGGCCTCACGTTCTGATCTGCGCCGCGCGGCCATGTCGCCGCGACGGAGACAGCCATCAGCACGGCCGCCGCAAGGGCCAGGTCGGGAAACGATCCCGTCAGGTAGAGCGGCCCGAACGCCACGGACCCGGCGAATGCCGCAAGATAGGTGACGGCGCTGTTGAGGCCGAGAATCCCGCCGCGCCTTGCCGGATCGATCGCCGTCAGCCGGACGATGAGCAGGTTGAGTCCGAGATGGTTGGCAACGCCCCAGACGAATGCCACCGCCAGCAGCGCCGCATAGACATGCGCGGTCAGGCTGAGCAGCACATAGACCGCCAGGACCAGCGAGAAGGCCATCGGAAGGGCCATCCGCGCCGGCACCCGGCCGCCCGCCCGGTCGAGGAAGGCCGCCGCGCCGAAGCCCAGGCCGTAGGCAAGCGTGGTGAGGCCGCCGGCGCTGAGCGGCAGGCCGAGCGACTGGTGCAGATGATCGCCCAGATAGGAATAGGTGCCGTAGAAGGCGGTCATGAACGCGCCGTTGGCGGCAAGAAGCGGCAGCAGGCCCGGCGTGGCAAGGGCGGCAAGCGGCGATGTCGCCGGTGCGCAAGCCTTCCGGTCCTCCTGCCCGCCCATGATGAGCGCGGCCAGTCCCAGCAGCGCGAGGCAGGCGACGACCGCAAAGACGGCGCGCCAGTTCAGCATGTCGGCCAGCACGGCGGAGAGCGAAACCCCGGCCACCATGCTTATGGTCCAACCCGTCAGCACGATGCCGACGGTGCGGCTTTCGCGGCCGGGCGGGGCAATGGCTGCCGCATTGGCATAGATCGCAGGCAAGGACAAGCCGACGGCTATGCCTGCCGCAAGCTGCGCCGCCACGAGCACCGGAACGGCGGGCGCGGCCGCGCTCAGCGCCAGCGCCGCCGCCAGAAGTGCGAAAGCCAGCCGCAGGATGCGCCATGCGCCGACACGGTCGATATGGCGCGCCAGAAGGAGCGCGCTGCCGGCGGTCCCGAGCCCGAAGGCGCCGGTGCCGGCCATCACCGCGGGCACCGGAACGCCGAACGCTGCGGCGACGTCCGGCGCGATCGGCGACAGGACCAGCGAGTTGCAACCGATGACGGCGATCGCCCCGGTGAGCACATACACGGTCGCCGGGATGGGCGCGGCCGCCGGTCCCGGTTCGGAAATCGAACTGGCTTTAAGATGGATCGACATAATGGCATAATGGCTGAACGAAGTTAGGCAACAACTGGAAAATGCAGAATGGTAGAAAAAACAGACAGCTTTCAGCGAAGGGCGGCAGCACACCCATCTCTGGATGCGATGGACCGAAAAATATTAGGTGTTCTGGTTGAAGACGCGACGGTCAGCTACGCGGAGCTCGGGCGCGCGGTCGGCCTGTCCGCGCCCGCGGCCCATGAGCGGGTCAAGCGGTTGAGGCAGAGCGGCGCCATTACGGGCACCTGCGTGCGCATCGACCCCGACGCGGTGGGCAAGCCGCTTTTGGCCTTCGTCCATGTCGACACGAGCGGCTGGGGCAAGACGCCGGAGCTCATGGCTATCGCCAGGCATCCGGAGGTCGAGGAAATCCATTCGGTGGCCGGCGATACCTGCATGCTGCTCAAGGTGCGCGCGAAAGACACCCATGCGCTCGAAGGCCTCCTGGCCGAGCTCTATGCGACGCCCGGCGTGGTGGCCACGCGCAGCTACGTCGTCCTGTCGACCTATTTCGAGCGTCCCGTCCAGCCGGCCGTGACCGGGGAGTGGAAGGTTCCGGAAGGACTGGCGTCGAAGGCCCGCGCGGCGGCTCATACCATGGGTCATTCTTGATGACCCATGGAGCCCGCGACCGCAGGCCGCGCCGTTTGGCGCGCAAGCCAAGGGCGCGGATGCGCCCGCCCGGCGCCTGAGGCCTCAGTAGTCGACCTTGACCAGGTAGAGCCCGTGTGCCGGTGCGACGGGTCCGCAGGCGGCGCGGTCGCGGGCCTCCAGCGCTGCCGTCACGTCGTCGGCGCTCCACGCGCCTTCGCCCACCCGCTTGAGCGTGCCGACGAGGGAGCGCACCTGGTTGTGCAGGAACGAGCGGGCCCATGCCCGCACGTGAACCTCGTCGCCCTCCCGCGTCACCGATAGCCCGTCGAGCGTCTTGACCGGGCTTTTCGACTGGCATTGTGCGGCGCGGAAGGTGGTGAAGTCGTGATGGCCCACCAGCCGCTGCGCCGCCTCGTGCATGGCATGTTCGTCGAGATGGTATTTGACGTGCCACGTGCGATCGCGTTCCAGCGGCGCGGGAACGCGTCGGTTCATGATGCGATAAAGGTACTGCCTTCCCTTGGCCGAAAAGCGGGAATCGAAACTGTTGTCCACCACCGCCGCTTCCAGCACCGCCACCGCCTCGTCGGCCATCGTCAGATGCGCGTTGAGCGCATCGCGGACCGTTGCTCCCTTCCACAGGCGCGACAGGTCGAAATGCGCGACCTGGCCCAGGGCATGGACGCCGGCATCGGTTCGGCCGGCCCCGTTCAGGGTGATGCGCTCGCCGCAAAAGCCCTCGATGGCGTTCTCGATGGCCTCCTGCACCGTGTGCTGCCCCGCCTGGCGCTGCCAGCCGGCATAGGGGCTCCCGTCATACTCTACATCGATACGATAGCGCGGCATGGCCTGGTTGGGTCTACGGTTGCGATTGTCCGCCGCGCCCTGCGCGCACGCGTCGAAGAAGAAGCGAAAACGTCGATGAAGAGCCGATCTCCCCCCTTGAGGGGGAGATGCCCGGCAGGGCAGAGGGGGTAGCGCAGGGCGCGGAGTGAACGATTGTCATCCTATCCGACCTTCGCGCCGGCGGCCAGCTTGGCGCCGCGCAGGAAGTTCTCAGCATCGACCGGCTTGCCGCCCGCGCGCTGCACTTCCACAAGGCGCACGGCGCCCGAACCGCAGGCACCCGAACCACAGGCACCCGAACCGCAGGCAATGGTCAGCGCATCGTCCAGCACCAGGCCCGGTTCGCCTGCGCCTTCCGCGACGACCGACCGCAGCAGCTTCACCCGCTCGGCCTTCCCGCCGATGGGCATTTCGCACCAGGCTCCCGGAAACGGCGAAAGGCCGCGAATATGGTTGTGCACTTCCGGCGCGGTCCGGGTCCAGTCGACCCGCGTCTCCTCCTTGCTGATCTTCTTCGCATAGGTCGCGCCTTCTTGAGGCTGCGGCGTCAGGGTCAGCGCCCCCCGTTCCAGCCGTTCCATGGCCTCGACCATCAGCCCCGCACCGACCCCCATCATCCGGTCGTGCAATTCGCCCGCAATCATGTCCGGGCCGATGGCGACGCGCTCTTCCAGCGCGACAGGTCCGGTGTCGAGCCCTTCGTCCATCTTCATGATCGTCATGCCGGTCTCCCGGTCGCCCGCCATGATCGCGCGCTGGATGGGAGCGGCCCCCCGCCAGCGCGGCAGCAGCGATGCGTGGCCGTTGAAGCAGCCGAGCCGGGTGCCCTCCAAAATGGCCTTCGGCAGCAAAAGCCCATAGGCGACCACGACGGCCGCATCGGCCTCAAGCGCCCGGAAAGCCTCCTGCTCCTCCGCGCCCTTCAGCGATTTCGGCGTGCGCACCTTAAGGCCGCGCGTCTCCGCCGCGCGATGCACGGGCGATTTCGTAAGCTCCAGCCCGCGCCGTCCGGCCGGCCGCGGCGGCTGTGTGTAGACGGCGGCGATCTCATGCCCGGCATCGGCCAGGGCAGTAAGCATCGGGACCGAGAAATCCGGCGTTCCCATGAAAATCAGGCGAAGGGGCATGCCCGCACCCCCCTGAGAGTGTCCCGGCTGAGCCGCTTCATCCCGCCATGCGGGCAGGCGGCCGGTCCTTCGCAAGTTTCTTGAACTTGCGCACGACGATGTCGCGCTTGAGCTTCGACAGATGGTCGATGAAGAGCACGCCGTTCAGATGGTCGATCTCGTGCTGCAGGCAGGTGGCCAGAAGGCCGTCGGCCTCGACCGTCTGCTCCTTGCCGTCGAGGTCGATATATTTCACCGTCACCTCGCCCGGGCGCTCCACCTCGGCGTAATAGTCGGGGATCGACAGACAACCTTCTTCATGCACGCTGCGCGTATCGGAGCTGGCGACGATCTCGGGATTGATGATCACCCGCGGCTGGGGCTCCTCGTCCTTTTCCGCAAGGTCCAGCACCAGCATGCGCAGCGGCTCGCCCACCTGTATCGCCGCCAGCCCGATGCCGGGCGCGTCATACATGGTGTCGAGCATGTCGCGCGCGAATTTGCGCAGCGCATCGTCGACCCGCTCCACGGGCTTGGAAACCTCACGCAGCAGCGGATCGGGAAGGACTATCAGCGGTCGGATCGTCATGCGCGTCAGGTAATGGCTCCCGGACTTGCCGTCAATATGAAAGCGCGGCGCGCCAGGGCCATCGCATATGTCGGCGCCTTCCCCCACTCCGTCCCGCTTCGCGTTCCACCTCTCCCCCGCAACGGGGGAGAGGAAACGCCGGCTAAGACGCTAGGCGCCCTTCCTCTCCCCCACTTCTTGGGCCGGAGGCCGAGACGGAGTGGGGGAGCAGGCGCTTCCTTATGCGATAGCCTGCCAAAAGGGGGAGGGGACCATGGAGCGCTCGCCCAATCTCTCCTCCTTGTGGGGAAGGAACCTCGCAATCGCCCTGGCTGCGTACCGCACATTGTTCACGTTTTGGTCTTATGATGCACCCGCGAATCGGATAGGCTCCATCCATGAACGACACGATCTCGCTGTTTTCCTCGCCGGTCGCGCAATTGGGCGCGACCACGCTGACGCTGGGCCATCTGGCGGCCGCCGGCGCCTGCATCGTGCTCCTGCTGCTGGCCTTGCTTGTCGCGGGTATCTGGCGCGGGGCCTCGGCCCGCGCCGTTGCGGCGGTCGAGGCTGCCGAGCGCGCCCGCGAGGCGGAGGCGCGCCTGGCCGACCTTGCCAAGGCGCAGGCCGAGCTTCAGGGCCGCATGGGCACGATTGCCGAGGTCTTCGGCCAGCGCCAGGCGGAGATGACGAAGTCGATCTCCGAGCGCCTGGACGGCATGACGTCGCGCCTCGGCCATTCGATCACCGAGCAGACCAAATCGACCCACGAAAATCTCGCCCGGCTGCAGGAGCGCCTGGCGGTGATCGACACCGCCCAGAACAACATCCAGTCGCTGGCCGGCCAGGTCGTGCAACTGCAGCAGATCCTGTCGAACAAGCAGACGCGCGGCGCGTTCGGCCAGTCGCGGATGGAAGCGATCATCGCCGATGGCCTGCCGCACACGGCCTACGAGTTTCAGGCGACCCTTTCCAACAACAGC
This window harbors:
- a CDS encoding transporter encodes the protein MPTGVEIQQYMAGVWRLMMGRPDGVRWLDLSADGFWNSFFAILVAFPPLMVGWVGIANDVAGDVGADVRFGLLVRLFLADIGAWLIPLGLLAAVARPAGIADRFVHYVVASNWASALFAWLLAPAAIMRLFFPAGDGAADLLALVLFVVTLFLSWRLTTAVIDKGPAMGSAVFFSMFAASVAALLTLQSLLGLTF
- a CDS encoding MFS transporter; translation: MSIHLKASSISEPGPAAAPIPATVYVLTGAIAVIGCNSLVLSPIAPDVAAAFGVPVPAVMAGTGAFGLGTAGSALLLARHIDRVGAWRILRLAFALLAAALALSAAAPAVPVLVAAQLAAGIAVGLSLPAIYANAAAIAPPGRESRTVGIVLTGWTISMVAGVSLSAVLADMLNWRAVFAVVACLALLGLAALIMGGQEDRKACAPATSPLAALATPGLLPLLAANGAFMTAFYGTYSYLGDHLHQSLGLPLSAGGLTTLAYGLGFGAAAFLDRAGGRVPARMALPMAFSLVLAVYVLLSLTAHVYAALLAVAFVWGVANHLGLNLLIVRLTAIDPARRGGILGLNSAVTYLAAFAGSVAFGPLYLTGSFPDLALAAAVLMAVSVAATWPRGADQNVRPSSD
- a CDS encoding Lrp/AsnC family transcriptional regulator, with translation MVEKTDSFQRRAAAHPSLDAMDRKILGVLVEDATVSYAELGRAVGLSAPAAHERVKRLRQSGAITGTCVRIDPDAVGKPLLAFVHVDTSGWGKTPELMAIARHPEVEEIHSVAGDTCMLLKVRAKDTHALEGLLAELYATPGVVATRSYVVLSTYFERPVQPAVTGEWKVPEGLASKARAAAHTMGHS
- the truA gene encoding tRNA pseudouridine(38-40) synthase TruA encodes the protein MPRYRIDVEYDGSPYAGWQRQAGQHTVQEAIENAIEGFCGERITLNGAGRTDAGVHALGQVAHFDLSRLWKGATVRDALNAHLTMADEAVAVLEAAVVDNSFDSRFSAKGRQYLYRIMNRRVPAPLERDRTWHVKYHLDEHAMHEAAQRLVGHHDFTTFRAAQCQSKSPVKTLDGLSVTREGDEVHVRAWARSFLHNQVRSLVGTLKRVGEGAWSADDVTAALEARDRAACGPVAPAHGLYLVKVDY
- the fmt gene encoding methionyl-tRNA formyltransferase; translation: MPLRLIFMGTPDFSVPMLTALADAGHEIAAVYTQPPRPAGRRGLELTKSPVHRAAETRGLKVRTPKSLKGAEEQEAFRALEADAAVVVAYGLLLPKAILEGTRLGCFNGHASLLPRWRGAAPIQRAIMAGDRETGMTIMKMDEGLDTGPVALEERVAIGPDMIAGELHDRMMGVGAGLMVEAMERLERGALTLTPQPQEGATYAKKISKEETRVDWTRTAPEVHNHIRGLSPFPGAWCEMPIGGKAERVKLLRSVVAEGAGEPGLVLDDALTIACGSGACGSGACGSGAVRLVEVQRAGGKPVDAENFLRGAKLAAGAKVG
- the def gene encoding peptide deformylase, with translation MTIRPLIVLPDPLLREVSKPVERVDDALRKFARDMLDTMYDAPGIGLAAIQVGEPLRMLVLDLAEKDEEPQPRVIINPEIVASSDTRSVHEEGCLSIPDYYAEVERPGEVTVKYIDLDGKEQTVEADGLLATCLQHEIDHLNGVLFIDHLSKLKRDIVVRKFKKLAKDRPPARMAG